A window of the Helianthus annuus cultivar XRQ/B chromosome 4, HanXRQr2.0-SUNRISE, whole genome shotgun sequence genome harbors these coding sequences:
- the LOC110933945 gene encoding uncharacterized protein LOC110933945: MPSNSWWSSSSKEEEEMFYANVMLRAAQILMEEEEEDVSSESVITRQIRINRDHQGAHEKLVNDYFSDAPFYNAEIFKRMFRMSRRLFTRIADDLAGLDPFFTQRPDARNYEGFTTLQKCTAAIRQLAYGTVADALDEYLQMSARTSRECLYQFCHNVVKLYSKKIFAETKRVLCSTVVPSS; encoded by the exons ATGCCATCTAATTCTTGGTGGTCCTCGTCTTCGAAGGAGGAAGAGGAGATGTTTTACGCAAACGTTATGCTAAGGGCGGCGCAGATTCTTAtggaggaggaagaggaagacgTCTCATCTGAAAGCGTTATTACCAGACAAATACGGATTAACAGAGACCACCAAG GAGCGCACGAGAAATTGGTGAACGATTATTTTTCGGATGCACCCTTTTACAATGCCGAGATTTTCAAACGAATGTTCCGAATGAGTCGCCGGTTATTCACACGGATTGCTGATGATTTGGCGGGGCTAGACCCGTTTTTCACGCAACGACCCGATGCTCGAAATTATGAAGGGTTCACCACGTTACAAAAGTGTACtgcggccattcgccaactggcGTACGGGACAGTGGCCGACGCTTTGGACGAGTACTTGCAGATGTCGGCAAGAACTTCGCGGGAATGTTTGTATCAGTTTTGCCATAATGTGGTGAAATTGTATAGCAAAAAAATATTTGCGGAAACCAAACGCGTATTATGTTCAACAGTTGTACCAAGCTCATGA